The following is a genomic window from Solanum lycopersicum chromosome 6, SLM_r2.1.
ATGGTCCAATTCGATGAATAAAATCAGAGATTGATGCATATATGTACATACGTCACATTGATACCATTGGATACTAATCCCTAGTGAATCACATATTTAGTGCAGTCATCCCAAAGCACAAAACTCTTGCATTACAGAGACGTTAAATTGGAGCAACGTTATGGAACTACCGTCCTATTGCATGTGAAAGCAACTTCATTTTGGTTAAAACACAGAGCACATGAGTACTCACCAACattttctgctaattttggcATCACAAACATTACAAACAGCATAAATCCGAACATCAGGCCAATTGGACTTTTAACCAGAGACATAATGGAGAAAGGTTCCTTTAACTGCAAGAGAAATTCTCGCAGTAGTTTAGAGAAAGAAGTGGAAAATGAAATGGAAATCTAGGAGATCAAAGTCCGACCTCGTAATGCTGCTCCTCACTCAATGGCTCCAAAACCAACTCAATCAGACTCCTCCTGTTCTCGGTTAACGCTGCTTGAACCTTACTTGGATTTCTGGCACTGACATCAACTCGAACCTGACATCACGAGAGATACATTAAGCATATAAATCTTTGTCCTAGAAAATCGGTGAAGAATCAAAAATATTGTGGCAGTGAAGCTTACCGGAGAAAAGAAGTAGCCAATTGCAGACACCTCAATAAGATGTGTCCCTGCTGAAACATTATGACTATTGCTAAGGTTAAGGAATAGCATAGTCTTTGCAAAGAGGAGTAGCATTCTAGTTTTCATGTTGTCCCGCAAACGTTAGTATAATTCAGATGAACCACTCACAATGCAACTGATGCATAGTtgtttgttcttgttgttgttattgtatcATACAAGAAAACAGCACACAAAAACAGTGAAAACAcattatatgaaatttttttttaccggAGTGTGGAGCAGCAGTAAATATGCATTTGAGGAAGCACAAAACTCATATCAGTATACATAACCTAAGTTAATGAAAGCTGAAGTACCAACTTGAGTCGTCGAAACAGGAAGGATACAATGAGAAATACCCATTGGGTCTCAAGAAAGTAACTCTTTGGCCAGCATTGAGTATGACTTTAACATTTGAAGCTTTAGGTAAGAAACCAGATCCTTTCAAGCTAAAGACTAcagaaaacaaacaaacaacaaCGCGGCATTAGTCACAAAATAAGTTGAGTCGTCTATATGAATCTAGTCCACATCgatcattttcatatatatgaataacaATTCCAAAACCTTTTCTCAACTACAAAAAACAaagttaatatttcttataaCCTGATAAATCATCacaaaagaatatttaaaaacatcaaaGTATAGTGAAGTGAATCTCTATAAAAAAATCAAGGAGAATTTAATTAGCTCTATAATCTAAAATTGATAGAACTTTTATAGCCTTAACAAAAAGTTGGAAAATCTAACAGACTTACAATTTTTTCATGCCAAATAATTGTTTACTTTTGACCtgtttttctcttaattttatgatattttagttACCATATTAGTGAAACTAGGCAAATAAATGACACATTATCCAATATATGAAGCTTATGTATACTAACTACATTTCTATACATCAATAACATACCCAAGTCCCCGCGTATTCCCACAAATAAGGTCTGGGAGATGATGTATACACATTCCGAACtaatctttttcaaatttcacaatGAAATATGATCAAACgctaaaatataaataggaaGAGAAAGATGAAAGATGTACTGGGAATTTTTACTCGACCGGTAACAGTATAACCATCAACAttcctgcaaaaaaaaaaatgtagagaaaataaaaacagaTAAATTCAATTCTCTGTAACTTTtctcatattcattttttttaaaaaaacaaatcaatcaattaggttttactaatttattatcAACAAGCTACGAAAAAACTTCAAAACAGGGGAATTTGAAGATTGAAGATCTAgaatttttggatatttttttccCATCCAATGCCAAAAAATTCAAatggaaattaaaattaaatagaagCTACGggaaaataatcaaattgtTGTTAATGAACAagcttaataaattaaaaacataaactaaaattttacaatttttctGAATTGAGTACATTTTTTTACGTGCATGAAAATTTATTTACCCAGAAAGAATAGAACATAAGAAAAAGCACTGAAGAAGAAATATTGATCGCACTGCCATTAGGACTAAAATTCcaaagaaaaaactaaacaagaatgggtacaattttttcaattgaattatacaattatttacATTTCTTAtcgaattattttatttattattaaaaatcataCCCTTGAAGTTAGTAAGGTAGTTATAATAAGTTCACTTTACACCTTCGAATAGATATCCGCTATAATTTGtctttaattgatatttatgtctttcaagtataaatatatatttaaatttatataaaattaaataagtaagtATCACATAGGACACAAAATTGACTTTTATAACTCAAAGTGAAACAAAAGTGTttattgttcaattttatataatttaagtgCCTAATTATGCATCCCAAATTTGAGAGCATAAATACTAATTAAAACCAAGTTAAAGTATACATTCGGAGAAAAGGTCCAAAATAATCCTTTATTTTTAGagtctgtttggctcagcttaaaagctggtcaaactgacttaaaagctggtttttgacttatttagctgtttggcaatcctcaaaataacttattttaagttaaaaaaaattattttaagccaaaagttaaaagctggggtaggggtgcttttttccCCCAACTCCCCaacttataagctgttttaagttgaccacatttttacctttttacccttaatattttaatacaatctccaaattacccatataaccctaacatctgtttcttctatttttcccttttcacgtgtggatgatagacaattactattactaatgaatgaaaataaaataaatcttaaatctttcaagtgatctattcaaattatatattattaaaatgtaaaataagttgcacatataacttaaataaaaatttatattcctcttataaataatttgtgataataaagaattatgtgaatgatagactattattattacctatgaatgaaactaaaataaaatcttaaatcgttctttgatctattcaaattatatatctttaaaatctataataagtttatattcctcttataaataatttgtgataagaaagaaatatgtgaatgatagcaaaatataattatttatggctgtaaaatataaattaattaacttttattatgttaacaacttttaagggtatttcagacattttgatttaaaaaaccgtttatcagcacttatttgccaaacacatcaacaactttttttttaacttcagcatttttatccaaacacataactgcttattttaaaaataagtttcagcactttcaaaaatacttttattaagcccatccaaacgggcccttactCTTTAGGTTAAGACTCAAAAGTCATTTTTGAGTTTTCACATGGAGTATTAATAGTCTCTCATGTTTGCAATATTGATGCACTTTTTggttttccttaaaaaaaaattttaacattgattttattcataatttatgaaatgtttaatgatcattttatatatttagtagaaataataACTCCATGTGAGAGattgtaaaaagaaaaacaccTTATTTTGTTTAATACAAATCGTACTGCAGGTAAAGTCGAAAGGTTAATCACGACGATTTCACGTATAatggtacaattttttttcttgcaatgtcatatattaaaatgttcttAATTTAGCtgcaataatatttatattgaaaaaaacaaAGTGTTCTTTTTTGACATTCTCTTACATAAATTATGAACtaaattaatgttaaaaaataaacaaaaatttagaaGAGGATAAAAAATACACtaacattataaatataaagaatagACTATTAATGCTTCATGTAAAAACgtctaaataaatatttaaatgttaaCTCAAAGATGAAAGACTATTTTGGGTCTTGATTATGATTAATGCCCTTGTAGTACTACTAGAACTAGTATCTTATTAgctttgaaattttattaatttgaattagtgtaaaaaaagttcaaatgagaagaaaaatattttttgtattaaaaaataaatttttgtttgattaGTAATCTTTGGCTTTAATAATGAAATGTATTGATTGGAGAAATTGAAATGATTCGAGGTGAGTAACGCAGTATAGACAATATTCGAAGGATGTAGTttgcaaatattttaattttcccaAATTCTAAGCCCTTACCGATTTTGGTTCGCTCGCCGTCGTACAAAACCAGCCTTTCCACCTCCGTCGTCCGCCGTTCTCCGCCACCACCCTCACCGCTCGTTCGACGGCGCGTGACAGTTATTATTAGCCTGCTTCGGAAATTGATAACTTCTGTTCAACAGCTGagctaaaattttgattttgattgaaatGTTTAGTCCTggataagaaaattttaattttgtccGGTAGAGGTATAatctttccttctttcttttttcctgcTAATTGTATGTAGTACTCTATTTCCTTGAAATTTTTAGctaaattttgattatattttttttgttgcgtTTAAACACTTCGTTATCAATTGCTGAAATTTCAACTGTTCATAAAAATGGAGGTTTTCTGAAGTTAGGGTGACTTTACCTTTCCAGTTGATGAtgattcatttttgtttttattcgaTTGATCTGTGTAGAATATCACCTGATCTCATACtacttttgttattattaaagGGCATAATTATATAGGATATGGTTTTTACTACTTCATCAATGACCAAACTCGATCATTGTTGAGTTATGGAAAGAAAGGTATAGAGCAAAACTTAGCTGCAGTAACGCAGGTTTCAAGAAGAAAAGTGGAGCAAATCACCCTAGGCCAGAAACAAGAACTGGTTGTCCTGCAATGCCTACTAATTAAGCTTGAGGACTCAAAAAGATGGAGAATTGTTGAAGCTGTGCTTCAGCATAATCATACAGTAAGCGCAGAGATCAGACGGTTCTATAAGTCTCACAAAAAGATGATTCTTGCTTCTAAAAAACAGCAGGAATTGACACCTGTTACAGAAGTACATACAATTAAGTTATACCACACATCTATTGATGCTGCTTATAATGGATCCAAGAAGTCGAGGAAACAGATAGTGGGCTTCCTGTTGATACCTCAAAGCATTTAGAGCTCAAAGAGGGAGATGCACATGCcctgtataattatttttgtcgtATGAAGTTGACAAATCCAAACTTCTTTTACCTGATGGATCTTGATGATGAAGGATGCCTGAGAAATGTGTTCTGGGCTGATGCTAGGTCAAGGGCTGCTTTCAACTCCTTTTCTGATGCAGTTGCAATGGATACAACAAGCTTGAGAAACAAATATGGAATTCCTCTAATTTCTTTTGTCGGATTAAACAATCATGGGCAACCTGTTTTGCTGGGATGTGGTTTTCTTGGACATGATTCAGCAGAGTACTTTATTTGGATGTTTAAATCATGGCAAACATGTATGCTTGGGAGACATCCACAAGTTATTCTAACGGATCAGTCAAAATCATTGCAAATTGCAGTTTCTAAGGTTTTCCCTCGAGCTTGTCATTGTTATTGTTTGTCATATGAGTCTATCAAGATGCAACTGTATAAAGCAGTTTATAATTCTTTGAAGATCACCGAATTTGAAACTTCTTGGGGTCAGATGATAAGTCAGCATGGACTCAAGGACAGTAAATGGCTTCAATCATTGTATGAAGATCGTGAAAAATGGGTACCAGTCTACTTAAAAAGATATTTCCTTCATGGGAATCATGCCAATAAAGGAAAACGAGAGTTTGGATAGATTTTTTGATGGTTATGTACATAAACACACTTCATTCAAAGAATTTGTTGATAAGTATGATCTAGCCCTGCAAAGGAAATACCTGAAAGAAGCAATGGCTGATATGGAGTCAAGAAGTTCAAGCTTTGAACTGAAAACAAAATGCAGATTTGAGCAGCAACTCTCgcggatattcacaaaggaaataTTCAAGCAGTATCAAAAAGAAGTTAGAGGAAATGCATTCTTGCTTTTTATCACAAGACAAGTAAACATTGCTGGGCCAATAATGACGTTTATTGTCAAAGAAAGAGTAGAATCCGAAGGAGATCAGGCAGTTTGAGGTTCTCTATGAGACTACACAAGTAGAAGTACGTTGTATTTGCAGTTTGTTTAACTTTAAAGGAATACTTATGCAGACATGCATTGAATGTACTGAATTATAATGGTGTAGAAGATATTCCATCACAACACATCCTACCGCGTTGAATAATCCTGTGGAATTATACAATCATCTACATAAACATGTCAtgcaagttgttgaagaaggGGCTCAATACATGGCGGTCCTTCAAGAATTACAAGCTTTATTGAACAGGTTTCCTTATAGATGGCAATTTGGTTTCACTGTAATGTTTGACATGGAACAATTCAATGCAGAATTATAGTGCATCTTTGTACAGAATATATATCACATATCTTGATATAAGGATGGAATTATGGTAGTTTGAAATTGCATTAGCATTTCCTCTATAACAGATAGTTGAAAAACAGAAATAAGCAACAAAACCAAATTTCAACATAAATAAGCAACAAAACCAAATTTCAACATAAGAGTGCAAATAAAAAGatagtcaaaatatatttcaaaacaGATATCAAACCA
Proteins encoded in this region:
- the LOC101264333 gene encoding ER membrane protein complex subunit 7 homolog, translating into MAVRSIFLLQCFFLCSILSGNVDGYTVTGRVKIPIFSLKGSGFLPKASNVKVILNAGQRVTFLRPNGYFSFHNVSAGTHLIEVSAIGYFFSPVRVDVSARNPSKVQAALTENRRSLIELVLEPLSEEQHYELKEPFSIMSLVKSPIGLMFGFMLFVMFVMPKLAENVDPEEMRRTQEEILRNQGTLSSLLPGAQSTN